In Pseudomonas lutea, the genomic stretch CGGTTGAGCACAGCGCCGACGAAGCATTCACCGCCGCACGTGAGGCATTGCAGCAGCAGGGCGCACAGCTACTGTTCTGGTGTCAGGCGCGGGACTGCGGCGAAAGCAGCCTGTGGGCCAACGAAGTATTCGGCAACGCCAAGCTGTACGGCGCCGATAACGGCCAGTCCTATCTGCTGCTGCGCCTGGCTGCCCCGGCTGACAACACCTTGGTGGCGTTGTATGGCATCACTCGCGGTAACCGCCGCGCTTTCCTTCATGTCGAACAATTTCAGGCCAGCACCCCGCTGGGCGATGTGCTGCCGACGTCGGCGACTCTGTTGCGTGAGCTGAAAAGTACGGGTGAGCTTGAGCTGCCGATGCTGACCGCCGAACCGCAGGAGCCCTGGATCACCTTGCTGTCCCGCGGGTTGAATCTGGACAGCACATTGCGCGTCACGCTCTCTGGAGAGCAACGCGAGGCCTGGCGTCAGGCGCTTGTGGCCAAGGGCGTACGCGCAGCACGGCTGGAGGCTGGTGATGGTAAAAATCCCGGTCTGACCTTGCAGCTCATTCGTTAAGCGAAGTTGACCTCGAACCGGTGCCTCTGGCGCGCATCTCCAGGCTGCATGGTCAGAGCAGGCGGGCGACGGGGTTCACCGGTATGCTCCTCAGATATCCCCATCCTTGTGCGGAATGACCATGTTCAATAACGATCGCCTGTTGGTGCAGATACTCCTGCTCGCGCTGCTCGGCGCTTGCCTGTGGGTAATGGCGCCGTTCTGGTCGGCGCTGTTCTGGGGCGCCGTGCTGGCTTTTGCCAGCTGGCCGCTGATGCGCTTGCTGACACGGGCGCTTAAGGGACGCGAATCACTTGCCGCCGCCATTTTGACCGTAGGCTGGATGGTGCTGGTGCTCGCGCCTCTGGTCTGGCTGGGTTTCAACCTCGCAGACCACGTGCGCGACGCCACCGGCTTCATCAAGGACGTGCAGGTGGACGGTTTGCCCGATCCACCCCTGTGGCTGGCGGGAGTCCCGCTGGTGGGCGAACGGCTGGTCGGTTACTGGAACACCATTGACCAACAGGGCGCTGCCTTGCTGGCCAGCGTCAAACCTTATCTGGGCCAGGTCGGCAACTGGCTGCTGGCGCGCAGCGCGCAGATCGGCGGGGGCATTCTCGAACTGACCCTGAGCATCGTCTTCGTTTTTTTCTTTTATCGCGACGGACCACGGGTGGCGGCGTTCGTGCTCAGCCTGCTGGAACGGCTGATCGGTGACCGCGCACAGTATTACCTCGACCTGGTGGCGGGCACGGTGCAGCGGGTAGTGAATGGAGTGATCGGGACGGCAGCGGCCCAGGCGGTGCTGGCCTTGATCGGTTTCCTGATTGCCGGCGTGCCGGGCGCTCTGGTGCTGGGTATCGGGACCTTTCTGCTCAGCCTTGTGCCCATGGGCCCGCCGCTGATCTGGATCCCGGCCACGGCGTGGCTGGCCTGGCGTGGTGATTACGGCATGGCGATCTTTCTCGGTCTGTGGGGCACGTTCATCGTCAGCGGAGTCGATAACGTGCTCAAGCCGTACCTGATCAGTCGCGGCGGCAATTTGCCTTTGGTGGTTGTCTTGCTTGGGGTGTTTGGCGGCTTGCTGGCGTTTGGCTTTATCGGCCTGTTCATTGGTCCGACGCTCTTGGCGGTGGCCTACAGCCTGCTGCTCGATTGGGTGGGCGACAGTCGCGCCCGACAGGCGATCAAAGCGAGCAACGAGTGAATGACCCTGCGCGGACGCTCAGGTGCGCGGCAACTCCAGCACGGCCGTTAGCCCGCCGCCGGGGGTTTCCTCAAGGTGCAAGTCACCCCCCATCCGGCGCGCTGCTTCGCGGGCGATGGTCATGCCGATGCCGACTCCACCCGAGTTGCGATTGCGCGACCCTTCCACGCGGTAGAACGGTTCGAACACCATTTCGCGCAGCTCTTTGGCAATGCCGGGGCCGTGGTCGATGACGCGGATGCGCAGCAGGTCGCTGGTGTCTTCGCTTTCCACGCGTGCGTGGCCGGCGTAACGCAGCGCGTTGTCGATCAGGTTGTTGAGGCAGGAGCGCAGGGCCATGGGCTGGGAATTCAACGGTCGGCAGGTGCCGCTCGCCTGAATGTCATCGCCGTTGTCCTGGGCGTTCTCAGCCAGGGATTCGATCAGCGCCTGTACGTCGAAATACTGCAGCGCTTCGCTGGTGCGCTGCTCGTTTAGGTACGTCAGGGTGGCATCGAGCATGCCGATCATGTCGTTCAGGTCCTGGCTCATTTGCCCATGCAGCCGCAGGTCTTCTATCTGCTCGACCCTTAGTTTAAGGCGCGCCAGGGGGGTGCGCAGGTCGTGTGACACGGCGGCGAGCATGCGTGCGCGCTGTTGCACCTGGTCGCGGATGCGCTCCTGCATCAGGTTGAACGCGAGCGCTGCCTGCTGCGCTTCCCGTGGCCCATTGGCAGCGAGGGGAGGGCTGTCGAGGTTTTCGCTGAGGCGCTCGGCCGCTTCGCTCAACCGGCGAATTGGCCGGCTCAAGGCCTTGGCGCCGAACCACGCGGCGATTACCAGGGTGATCAGCTGAAACAGCAGCGGCACCAGCGGAATACCCAGCAGCGGCGGTCGGCACGGTGGCCCGGGGCGCGGGTCGTTTTTGTCAGACAACGTGCTGCCGGAAGTCGGCGAAGGCTGCGTCTGGCTGGCCATCGGCCGAGCGCACTCGGGCGGCGGCATTCGTGGTCCGTAGTAATGAAACCAGACGAACGCCAGCAGGTGGGCCAGGACGATAGCCAGCAGCGCTCCGCCGAACAGCCGGGCGAACAGGGTGTCGGCCGAGCGGATCAACCAATCTCCCGGGCGTCGAACATGTAGCCCTCGCCGCGTACCGTTTTGATCAACTGCGGTGATTTCGGGTCATCGCCCAGCTTCTGCCGCAGGCGCGAGACGAGCAGATCGATGCTGCGGTCGAACGCCTCGATGGAGCGTCCTCGGGCCGCGTCGAGCAACTGCTCGCGGTTGAGCACCCGCCGTGGACGTTCGAGGAATACCCGCAGCAGCCTGAATTCAGCGTTGGACAGGGGCACGACAAGGCCGTCCGGCGCGGTGAGCTGGCGCAGGACGCTGTTCAACCGCCAGTTGTCGAAGCGCAGGGTGGCGCGTTCCTCGGTGCGATCATCGCGTACGCGACGCAGGATGGTCTGGATGCGCGCCACCAGTTCGCGCGGCTCAAAGGGCTTGGCCATGTAGTCGTCCGCGCCCAGTTCGAGGCCGATGATGCGGTCGGTGGGTTCGCAGCGGGCGGTCAGCATCAGGATCGGGATGTCGGACGAGCTGCGCAGCCATCGGCACAGCGAAAGCCCGTCTTCACCCGGCAGCATAAGGTCGAGCACCACAACGTCGTAGTTCTCCTCGGCGAGCGCCTGGCGCATGGCGTTGCCGTCGGTGACACCGGTGCTGTGGATGTTGAAGCGGGCCAGGTAGTCGCAGAGCAGTTCGCGGATCGGGATGTCGTCGTCGACGATCAGCGCGCGGGTGTTCCAGCGGCGCTCTTCGGCTGGCGAGGTGGCGGTGGTGGTGCCGGGAGGTGTCTGCATGGTACTGCCGCCGTGTTGTGCTGCCGAATGGGGCCGCGGGTAGGAGTCGACGCGGCCATGCTACTTCGCTGGCGCGCGGGGCGAAAGGGTGGGGTGGGGAGGTGTCGGTGGGGTGTCTTGAATGTATCAAGTCGGGTACATCCTCAGGCCTTGCGGGGTGGCTGACTGCGCCAGATCAACAGCGTCGGCCTAACGGCCTCGTGTTTCGCCTTCGGCGAGTTACTTGATAAAGCCCCAAGCAACCAAGGGCTTGTGCTCCTGGCTAGGCCCTTCCTTCGTCAGGGTTCCTTCACTCCGGTCCCGCTCCGTGGGCCCGCCGCCATCCGCCATCCATGGCGGGGGGCGGCTCTCGCGGCATCCATGCCGCTCGGCCCACTCCACGAGACCTGCGTTCAGCCTGCACCCAAGTCGCGATTGGCGGTGACTGGGCTTTTTGCGTAAGGAGATCAAAAGCAGATCAACAGCTTCCCGGCTGAAGCCGGTCCCACTGGGTCATCGCGATCTCACTGTAGGGCCGGCTTGATGGCGAATGCGATGTTTCAGCTAGGAAAAATGCAGCCTGACAATCTGCTTCCCGGCTGAAGCCGGTCGCACTGGGTGATCGCGATCTCACTGGGGGCCGGCTTGATGGCGAATGCGATGTTTCAGCTAGGAAAAATGCAGCCTGACAATCTGCTTCCCGGCTGAAGCCGGTCGCACTGGGTGATCGCGATCTCACTGTAGGAGCCGGCTTGCTGGCGAACGCTGTCTGCCTGCCGACATGTCTGTGGCTGGCCCACCCCATTCGCCAGCAAGCCGGCTCCTACAGGGAATTGCATCCAGTCAGAAAGACCGTGCAAACGCTGGTGATCGCAACATAATTTGCCGTTGCCGTTGCCGTTGCCGTTGCCGTTGCCGTTGCCGTTGCCGTTGCCGTTGCCGTTGCCGTTGATCTTGATCTTGATCTTCATACACAGAAAGTCCGGACGCCGCCAAACGCGACTTGGGCGCAGGCCGAACGTAGACGACGCGCAGTGGGTCGAGCCGCATGGATGCGGCGAGAGCGCCGTCAGGACATGGATGTCCGTTCGGCGCGGGCCCACGGAGGGTCGTCGAAGTGAGGGAATCCCGACGGAGGAGGGACCTAACCAGGAGCAAAGCGTTTTTGGTTACTTTTGGGGCGCTTTTGCCAAAAGTGACCCGCCGTAAGGGCGGAACCATAACAACTCCACCCACAAATAACGGATATGCCTACGGTGTAAAGCTTGTAAACGGTCTGTTTTATTCACTCTTTACGCTTTCTTTATGCCCCACGACCGCCGTCGCTCTCGTTCCTTTACACCCTCACTGAACACAATTGCCCCACACGGCAGTCGCCGTATGACGGAGAGTTTTTCATGAGCGTTCTGGATGGGGTGTCGCTGCTGCTGGCAGCAGGGTTGTTCGTGTACTTGCTGGTGGCGCTGCTGCGTGCCGGCCGGGTCGAGGAGTGACGGCCATGCACGGTTATGACTACCTGCTGATACTGGCGTTTTTCGCCCTGGTGCTATTGCCCGCGCCGCTGCTGGGACGGTTTTACTACAACGTGATGGAAGGTCAGCGGACCTTTCTGACCCCGGTCATGGGCCCGGTCGAGCGCGTTTGTTATCGCCTGGCGGGCGTCGATCCCACGGTCGAGCAAAACTGGAAAACCTACACACTGGCCCTGCTGGCGTTCAACCTGGCGGGGTTTGTCGTGTTGTTTACGATCCTGCTGATGCAGGGGTCGTTGCCGCTCAATCCTCAGGGCCTGCCGGGGATGGAATGGTCGCTGGCGTTCAACACCACAATGAGCTTCGTCACCAACACCAACTGGCAGAGCTACAGCGGCGAAGCCTCGCTGAGTTACCTGAGCCAGATGGCCGGCCTGACCGTGCAGAACTTCGTCAGCGCCGCCACCGGCATCGCCGTGCTGGTTGCGTTTTGCCGCGGCATCAGCCGCCGCTCGACTCAGCATCTGGGCAACTTTTGGGCGGACATGACCCGTGCCACCTTGTATGGCCTGCTGCCGCTGTGCCTGGTGCTGGCGCTGCTGCTGGTCTGGCAGGGCGTGCCGCAGACCTTCGCGCACTACGTTGATGCCGTGACCCTGCAAGGTACCGATCAGACCATTCCCCTGGGCCCTGCGGCCAGCCAGATTGCGATCAAGCAACTGGGCACCAACGGCGGCGGTTTCTTCGGCGTCAACTCGGCGCACCCGTTCGAGAACCCGACCATCTGGAGCAACCTGTTCGAGCTGGTGTCGATCATCCTGATCCCGGTGGCGCTGGTCTTCACCTTCGGCCATTACGTCAAGGACATGCGTCAGAGCCGCGCAATCATCGCCTGCATGCTGGCGCTGTTTCTGATCGGTGGCGCAACGGCCATGTGGTCCGAGTATCAGCCCAACCCTGCGCTGAACATCGCCTCGGTCGAGCAGGCCGCGCCGATGGAGGGCAAGGAAACGCGCTTCGGAACCACCGCTACCGTGCTCTGGGCCGCGACCACGACGGCTGCTTCCAACGGTTCGGTCAACGGCATGCACGACAGCCTCAACCCGCTGACCGGCATGATCGCCCTGGCCAACATGATGGTCGGTGAGGTGATCTTCGGCGGCGTTGGTGCAGGCCTTTACGGGATGTTGCTCAACGTGCTGATCGCGGTGTTCCTGGCGGGTCTGATGATCGGCCGCACCCCGGAATACCTGGGCAAGAAGCTTCAAGCCCGTGAGGTCAAGCTGCTGGTGGCGACGCTGATCGTGATGCCGGTTGGCGTGCTGGTGTTCGGCGCGCTGGCCGCCAGCTTGCCGGGCCCGGCGGGTGCAGTGAGCAACCCCGGCGCCCACGGTTTCAGTCAGTTGCTGTACGCCTATACCTCGGCAACCGCCAACAACGGCTCGGCCTTCGGTGGCTTCAGCGCCAACACCACCTTTCATAACCTGATGCTGGGCTTGTCGATGTTCATTGGCCGCTTCGGCTACATCCTGCCGGTGCTGGCGCTGGCGGGCAGTCTGGCGGCCAAGAAGACGTCCCCGCTCGGCCAGAACAGCTTTCCGACCCATGGCCCGCTGTTCGTTACCTTGCTGACCATGACCATTCTGCTCGTGGGTGGCCTCACGTTCCTGCCGACGCTGGCTCTGGGACCGATTGCCGAACACTTGAGCCTGGGCTTCTGAGGACTACACCATGAACATGCAAGCCCCTGTAACAAAGAGCCCGGACAGCAACGCCCCGGCCAGCAACACGGCCGTGCCCGGTCATGGCCAGCAGCCCGCAAGCGCCCCAGCCAAAACCGGGTTCGCCGCACTGTGGCGCCCGGCGCTGATCCAGGCGTTCGTCAAGCTCGATCCGCGTCAGCTGCAACGGGCGCCGGTGATGCTGGTGGTCGAACTGACCGCCATTCTGACCACCGTGCTGTGTCTGATCCCTGATCCGGCAGTGCCGACGTCCGTCGCCGTGCAGATCGCGGTCTGGCTGTGGTTCACCGTGCTGTTCGCCAACTTCGCCGAAGCCCTGGCCGAAGGCCGTGGCAAGGCCCGCGCCGACAGCCTGAAAGCCGGCACCGAAGGCTTGAAGGCGAGGGTACAAGATGCCAACGGCCAACAGCGGATGGTCAACGCTGCCACCCTGCGCAAGGGCGATGTGGTCCGTGTCGAAGCCGGGGAGTTGATCCCGGGTGATGGCGAGGTCATCGAAGGCATTGCCGCGGTCAACGAAGCAGCGATCACCGGTGAATCGGCCCCGGTGATTCGTGAATCCGGTGGCGACCGCTCGGCTGTCACGGGCAATACCCGACTGGTGTCCGACTGGCTGCTGGTGCGCATCAGCGCCAACCCGGGCGAATCCACCCTGGACCGCATGATCGCGCTGGTAGAAGGCGCCAAGCGGCAGAAGACCCCCAACGAGGTCGCCCTCGACATCTTGCTGATCGGCCTGACCCTGATCTTTTTGCTGGTGGTCGTGACGCTGCAGCCCTTTGCGCACTTTGCCGGCGGTAACCTGCCGCTGGTGTTCCTTGTGGCGCTGCTGGTGACCCTGATCCCGACGACCATTGGCGGCTTGCTGTCGGCCATCGGTATCGCCGGCATGGACCGCCTGGTACGGCTGAATGTCATCGCCAAGTCCGGCCGCGCGGTAGAAGCGGCGGGCGACGTCCATGTGCTGCTGCTGGACAAGACCGGCACCATTACTTTCGGCAACCGTCGCTGCTCGGCGGTGTATGCCGCGCCCGGCGTATCGCCCAAAGAGCTGAGCGAGGGCACGCTGCTGGCGTCGCTGGCCGATGACACCGCCGAAGGCAAATCCATCGTCGAGTACCTGCGCGCCTCGCACCCCATGACGGAGCCAGCGGCGAGTCAGCTGACCGCCGTGCCTTTCACCGCAGAAACCCGTTTGTCCGGCGTTGATTTCCAGGGCCGTGTCTACCGCAAGGGCGCGGTGGATTCGCTGCTGAAGTTCCTCGGCCGTGACCGCAGTGATCTGCCACCGGTGCTGGCTCGCGAAATCGACAAGATCGCCAAAACCGGCGGCACCCCGTTGCTGGTCTGCGGCGACGGCAAGCTGCTGGGCGCGATCCATCTGAAGGACGTGGTCAAGCCAGGCATTCGCGAGCGCTTCGAAGAGCTGCGCAAACTGGGCATTCGCACCGTGATGGTGACGGGCGATAACCCGCTGACCGCGGCGGCGATCGCGGCAGAGGCGGGCGTTGATGACGTGCTGGCCGAAGCCACGCCCGAGAAGAAACTGGAGCGCATCCGGCAGGAGCAGAACGACGGTCGTCTGGTGGCCATGTGCGGCGACGGCGCCAACGACGCCCCGGCCCTGGCCCAGGCCGATGTCGGCATGGCGATGAACGATGGCACCCAGGCCGCGCGGGAAGCCGCCAACATGGTTGACCTGGACAGCGACCCCACCAAGCTGCTGGACGTGGTGCAGATCGGTAAGGAATTGCTGGTGACCCGCGGGGCGCTGACGACTTTTTCCATCGCCAATGACGTGGCCAAGTACTTTGCCATCCTGCCGGCGCTGTTCGCGGCGATCTACCCGCAGCTGGGCGTGCTCAACATCATGCACCTGGCCAGCCCGCAAAGCGCGATCCTGTCGGCCATCGTGTTCAACGCGCTGATCATCGTGGTGCTGATTCCGCTGGCGTTGCGCGGGGTCCGTGTGCAGGCCGCGAGCGCTGCGCATTTGCTGCGACGCAATCTGCTGGTGTACGGGCTGGGCGGGCTGGTGGTGCCGTTCGTGGGCATCAAGGCGATCGACCTGCTGTTGACGGCCTTGCACCTGGTTTAACCCTTGATCGTGCTGCGCGGTGAATGATCCCGCGCGGCGCTCACTTCACACGAGGAATGAATGATGTCCAGCGTATTGCGTCCGGCCGTGAGCCTGATCGTTCTGATGACCCTGATCACCGGCGTGGCTTACCCGCTGGTAGTGACCGGTGTCGCACAGGTAGCGTTTCCCGAACAGGCCAACGGCAGCCTGGTCTACGACGACCATGAGAAGGTGCGCGGCTCGGGATTGATTGCCCAGAATTTCACCGGCGAGGAGTGGTTCCACCCACGTCCTTCCGCCGGCGCGTATGCCACGGTGGCGAGCGGTGCGAGTAACCTGTCGCCCAGCAATCCGGCGCTGGCCACGCGGGTCGGTGAGGATGCGGCCAGGGAGAAGGTCGAAAATCAGGGCCCGGTGCCACTGAACCTGCTGACAACCTCCGGCAGCGGCCTTGACCCGCATCTCTCGCCCGCAGCAGCGGACTACCAGGTGGCGCGTATCGCCGCGGCGCGCAACCTGCCGCGTGAAGCAGTCCAGAAAATGGTCGCCGAGAACACCCGCACCTCATTGATCGGCCCGCCGGTGGTGAACGTACTGGATTTGAACTTGGGTCTGGATCGGTTACCGTCTGGCAAGGTCGTGAACTAAGTCCGCTGGATCGTTCGGCTGGCATGGCCTCGGTAATGGGTACGCCGGGTTTCGGCCCGGACAGGGACCTGTGGCGCACGCCGAACTGTAGGAGCGCGCTTGCCCGCGAATGCATGAGTACAGACGATGGAGATGCATCGGATGTACCGCCTCCTTCGCGGGCAAGTGCGCTCCTGCAATTGGCCTCGGCCAGGATACAGATCTGTGACGTTGCGCAACGTAAGTCAGGACAACGATCAACCCGATCCCACACCTCAGGACAACCTTAGTGAATTCAACCAACCGCGCCGACGCCTTGCTGGTCAACCTGCCCCGAGACGATCGCGGGCGGCTGAAGGTGTTTCTCGGCGCGGCGCCGGGGGTGGGCAAGACTTACGCGATGCTTCAGGCCGCGCATTCCCAGATGCGCCAGGGTGTTGCGCTGCTGGCCGGTGTCGTCGAGACCCACGGCCGTGCCGAGACCGAAGCGTTGCTCGGCGGTCTGCCGCAACAGCCGATGCTACGCACCGAATACCGTGGCGTCATGCTCGAAGAAATGGACCTCGACGGTCTACTCGCGGCCAGGCCGAAACTGGTACTGGTCGACGAGCTGGCGCACAGCAATGCGCCCGGCAGCCGGCACGCCAAGCGCTGGCAGGACATTCAGGAACTGCTGTCTGCCGGGATCGACGTTTACACCACGGTCAACGTCCAGCACCTGGAAAGCCTCAACGATCAAGTGCGCGGCATCACCGGAGTGCAGGTCCGCGAGACGCTGCCCGACTGGGTGCTGCAGGAAGCTTATGAGCTGGTGCTGATTGACCTGCCGCCGCGCGAACTGCTGGAGCGTCTGCGCGACGGCAAGGTCTACGTGCCCGAGCAAGCGCGGGCTGCCATTGATGCGTTCTTCACCCAGACCAACCTCACTGCGCTGCGGGAAATGGCGATGCAGACGGCCGCCGCGCAGGTGGATGACGACCTGGCGCTGGGCTATCGGCAATTGGGTCGGGCTGCGCCGGCGGTGCGGGGTCGGCTGCTGGTGGGTATCGACGGCGACGCTCAGGCCGAGCGTCTGGTGCGTCATGCCAGCCGCGTGGCGCAACGCCGGCATCTGCCGTGGAGTCTGGTGCATGTCGATAACGGACGCTTTATCGACGAACTGGCGCGAACCCGTTTGCAAGGCGCGCAGCAGTTGGCCGAACGGCTGGGTGGCGAAGTGGTGGTGCTGCGCGCGGCAGAGGTGGCGAAAACGCTGATTCAACACGCCGCCGAACGCCGAGCCAGCCTCGTGCTGGTGGGGCAGTCGCGGCCTTCTCTGCGCCGTCGTCTGTTGGGTGGCGGTCTGGCGTCGCGCCTGTTGCGCAATGCCCACGGGCTGGAAATCAACGTGCTCGACAGCGAGTCACGCCCCGATCAGCCGCAATCCACATCGCCACGCACGCTGGTCTGGTTCGATTACGCTCTGGCGCTGGTTGCCACCCTTGGCGCCAGTGCGCTGGCCTGGGCGGTGGCGGGCTGGCTGGCGCTGCCCAATATTTCCCTGGTGTTTCTCGCCGCCGTCCTGTTGGTGGCCGTGCGCAGCAGTGTCGGCCCGGCGATGGTCTGTTCGGTGCTGTCCTTTCTCGCCTATGACTTTCTCTTCATTCCGCCGAATTTCTCGCTGAGCATCCAGCGCGAGGAAGACGTGCTGACGTTGCTGTTCTTTCTGTTGATGGCGGCCTTGACCGGCAACCTCGCGGCGCGCCAACGCCGTCAGTTGCAAGCGCTGCGCGATACCCAGGAAGAGACCAGCGAGTTGCTCGACCTGTCGCGACGTTTGACCGCTGCCACGGACCGCCAGGCGGTGCTGTCTGCCGCCGATCATCATCTGGCCGGCTGGAGCGAAGTGCAGTTGTGCGTGCTGGACAACGACCGCGAGCAGGGCTGGAAGGTCGAGGTGGGCGGGCCGCTCGAGTTCTCCGAGCCTGAGCGCGCGGCGGCCGACTGGGCGTGGCAGCACGGTCAACCGGCGGGCAAGGGCACTGGCACGTTGCCGTCGAGTCACTGGTGGTGGCTGCCGCTGTGGGTAGACGACGCACCGTTGGCGTTACTGGGCATCCGTGCCAAACAAGGCCATAGCTTCAGCGTCCAGCGGCGACGCTTGCTCACCGCCCTCAGTCAGCCGTTGGGGCAGGCGCTGGCACGGGCGCGGCTGGCCGAGGACCTGGAAGCCGCGCGTCTGCACGGCGAAACCGAGCAACTGCGCAGCGCGTTACTGGCCTCGGTGTCCCACGACCTGCGCACCCCGCTGACCGCCATGCGTGGCAGCATCGACAGCCTGCTGGCGCTCGGCGAGGCGATTCCGCTGGACGATCGCCGTGAACTGCTCGAAGGCACCCGGGACGAGGCCGAGCGTCTGGACCGCTACATCCAGAACCTGCTGGACATGACGCGCCTTGGCCATGGCGCCCTCAAGCTGGCGCGGGACTGGGTGTCACCGGGCGATATCGTCGGCAGCGCGCTCAACCGGTTACGCGCGGTGCTGGCACCGTTGCAGGTCAGCACTCACGTGCCCGCCGAGTTGCCGCTGCTGTACGTGCATGCTGCGCTGATCGAGCAGGCACTGATCAACGTGATCGAGAATGCGGCGCGCTTTTCGCCCGTCAACGGCCGATTGCAGCTAGGCGTCAGCGAGGAGGAGGGGACACTGGTTTTCGCCGTGAGCGACGAAGGACCGGGAATTCCCGAAAACGAGCGCGCGAAGATTTTCGACATGTTCTACACCGCCGCGCGCGGGGACCGGGGCGGGCAGGGCACCGGGCTGGGTCTGGCGATTTGTCAGGGCATGGTCGGCGCCCACGGCGGACGCATCAGCGTGGCGGAGGGCATTGACGGCCATGGCACCTGTATCAGCCTGCACCTGCCCCTGCAAACACAGCCCGAAGCAGAAATGGACCAGGCGGTCTGAATAGGCTTTGCGCTACTCTGACGCCCTTGTGAAACTGAGTCTTACCCATGACAGGACACCCATGAGCCAGACGGCGACCATTCTGGTGATTGACGACGAGCCGCAGATCCGCAAATTTCTGCGCATCAGCCTCGCGTCACAAGGCTACAAAGTGCTGGAGGCGGGGACCGGCGGTGATGGCCTGACCCAGGCGGCGCTCAACAAACCCGACCTGCTGGTGCTCGACCTGGGCCTGCCGGACATGGACGGGCAGGACGTGCTCAGCCAGTTTCGTGAATGGTCGAACGTGCCGGTGCTGGTGCTCTCAGTGCGTGCCAGCGAGGGTGAAAAGGTCCGCGCACTGGACTCCGGTGCCAATGATTACGTAACCAAACCGTTCGGGATTCAGGAGTTTCTGGCGCGCGTGCGGGCGCTGTTGCGTCAGGCACCGGAGGGCAGTCAGGCGGAATCGGCGGTGGTGATCGGCGCGTTGAACATCGACCTGGCGTACCGACGGGTGTCCCTGGAGGCTGCCGAGGTAGCGCTGACCCGCAAGGAATACGCAGTGCTGGCGCAGCTGGCGCGACATCCGGGGCGAGTGATCACCCAGCAGCAGCTGCTCAAGGACATCTGGGGCCCGACCCATGTCGAGGACACCCATTATCTGCGGATCGTGGTGGGTCACCTGCGGCAAAAGCTGGGCGACGACCCTGCCGCGCCGCGCTACATCCTCACGGAAGCGGGCGTTGGCTATAGGCTGGTGAATGTGTAACAGAAGATGCGACTGCGAGGCACGCCCGGATCAGGTGATTAATCAGCTTGAATCAGGCAACCGATTCATCACACCGCGACGGTCTAAACCGCTATTGTGCCTCTCCCTGCGCTGCGGCACTTTTACCGGGCCGCACCGTCAAAGCCGCATCGCTGATTTCCCTAGTTGAGGTAACACCCATGA encodes the following:
- a CDS encoding DUF4892 domain-containing protein; this encodes MTFSHTFTRTLALALLLSGLSTITHAADVPGSQDLPNLPRLTDAEIVDYRPAVELERIYPLGSIRKISGQLRFDGQVSGRGNVTAITYQLPVEHSADEAFTAAREALQQQGAQLLFWCQARDCGESSLWANEVFGNAKLYGADNGQSYLLLRLAAPADNTLVALYGITRGNRRAFLHVEQFQASTPLGDVLPTSATLLRELKSTGELELPMLTAEPQEPWITLLSRGLNLDSTLRVTLSGEQREAWRQALVAKGVRAARLEAGDGKNPGLTLQLIR
- a CDS encoding AI-2E family transporter codes for the protein MFNNDRLLVQILLLALLGACLWVMAPFWSALFWGAVLAFASWPLMRLLTRALKGRESLAAAILTVGWMVLVLAPLVWLGFNLADHVRDATGFIKDVQVDGLPDPPLWLAGVPLVGERLVGYWNTIDQQGAALLASVKPYLGQVGNWLLARSAQIGGGILELTLSIVFVFFFYRDGPRVAAFVLSLLERLIGDRAQYYLDLVAGTVQRVVNGVIGTAAAQAVLALIGFLIAGVPGALVLGIGTFLLSLVPMGPPLIWIPATAWLAWRGDYGMAIFLGLWGTFIVSGVDNVLKPYLISRGGNLPLVVVLLGVFGGLLAFGFIGLFIGPTLLAVAYSLLLDWVGDSRARQAIKASNE
- a CDS encoding sensor histidine kinase, with amino-acid sequence MIRSADTLFARLFGGALLAIVLAHLLAFVWFHYYGPRMPPPECARPMASQTQPSPTSGSTLSDKNDPRPGPPCRPPLLGIPLVPLLFQLITLVIAAWFGAKALSRPIRRLSEAAERLSENLDSPPLAANGPREAQQAALAFNLMQERIRDQVQQRARMLAAVSHDLRTPLARLKLRVEQIEDLRLHGQMSQDLNDMIGMLDATLTYLNEQRTSEALQYFDVQALIESLAENAQDNGDDIQASGTCRPLNSQPMALRSCLNNLIDNALRYAGHARVESEDTSDLLRIRVIDHGPGIAKELREMVFEPFYRVEGSRNRNSGGVGIGMTIAREAARRMGGDLHLEETPGGGLTAVLELPRT
- a CDS encoding response regulator; translated protein: MQTPPGTTTATSPAEERRWNTRALIVDDDIPIRELLCDYLARFNIHSTGVTDGNAMRQALAEENYDVVVLDLMLPGEDGLSLCRWLRSSSDIPILMLTARCEPTDRIIGLELGADDYMAKPFEPRELVARIQTILRRVRDDRTEERATLRFDNWRLNSVLRQLTAPDGLVVPLSNAEFRLLRVFLERPRRVLNREQLLDAARGRSIEAFDRSIDLLVSRLRQKLGDDPKSPQLIKTVRGEGYMFDAREIG
- the kdpF gene encoding K(+)-transporting ATPase subunit F, whose translation is MSVLDGVSLLLAAGLFVYLLVALLRAGRVEE
- the kdpA gene encoding potassium-transporting ATPase subunit KdpA — its product is MHGYDYLLILAFFALVLLPAPLLGRFYYNVMEGQRTFLTPVMGPVERVCYRLAGVDPTVEQNWKTYTLALLAFNLAGFVVLFTILLMQGSLPLNPQGLPGMEWSLAFNTTMSFVTNTNWQSYSGEASLSYLSQMAGLTVQNFVSAATGIAVLVAFCRGISRRSTQHLGNFWADMTRATLYGLLPLCLVLALLLVWQGVPQTFAHYVDAVTLQGTDQTIPLGPAASQIAIKQLGTNGGGFFGVNSAHPFENPTIWSNLFELVSIILIPVALVFTFGHYVKDMRQSRAIIACMLALFLIGGATAMWSEYQPNPALNIASVEQAAPMEGKETRFGTTATVLWAATTTAASNGSVNGMHDSLNPLTGMIALANMMVGEVIFGGVGAGLYGMLLNVLIAVFLAGLMIGRTPEYLGKKLQAREVKLLVATLIVMPVGVLVFGALAASLPGPAGAVSNPGAHGFSQLLYAYTSATANNGSAFGGFSANTTFHNLMLGLSMFIGRFGYILPVLALAGSLAAKKTSPLGQNSFPTHGPLFVTLLTMTILLVGGLTFLPTLALGPIAEHLSLGF